A genomic region of Erythrobacter sp. SCSIO 43205 contains the following coding sequences:
- a CDS encoding phosphatidate cytidylyltransferase → MEDNGPFEEAPMEHEPVNQRSIDQGPMNNAPINPSPSGTSDLLVRFVSAVAMIGLVVIALWLAGWFWVGFVVLLAGLVLWEWNLLTRAFNVSPVAEVAWQFAGAIYVGAAALAMVQVRVNYDMMTVLIAFLAPIVAVDVGAYFAGRLIGGPKLAPRISPSKTWAGLAGGAVAASLVTIGVEVADFGPSTAPGFTAYGIAMAALSAVLIAVIAQGGDLFESWMKRRAGVKDSSNLIPGHGGVFDRLDGFIAVFFVLFLVAVIPAYLGL, encoded by the coding sequence GTGGAAGATAACGGTCCGTTTGAAGAAGCGCCAATGGAACACGAGCCTGTCAATCAGCGGTCCATTGATCAAGGCCCCATGAATAACGCGCCCATCAATCCTTCGCCCTCTGGAACATCGGACCTTTTGGTTCGCTTTGTCTCCGCTGTGGCAATGATCGGCCTTGTCGTCATTGCCTTGTGGCTCGCAGGATGGTTCTGGGTTGGCTTTGTGGTTTTGCTCGCGGGGCTTGTCCTGTGGGAATGGAACTTACTCACCCGCGCCTTTAACGTGTCGCCCGTTGCCGAAGTCGCCTGGCAGTTTGCAGGCGCGATCTACGTAGGGGCGGCTGCCCTTGCGATGGTGCAGGTGCGGGTCAATTACGACATGATGACCGTACTCATCGCCTTTCTCGCGCCGATTGTGGCGGTTGACGTGGGCGCCTATTTTGCAGGGCGTTTGATCGGAGGGCCTAAGCTTGCACCTCGCATCAGCCCGTCAAAAACCTGGGCAGGGCTGGCAGGGGGCGCCGTTGCGGCAAGTCTTGTCACCATTGGCGTTGAGGTCGCTGATTTTGGTCCTTCGACAGCTCCCGGATTTACCGCCTATGGTATCGCTATGGCCGCGCTGAGTGCGGTTTTGATTGCGGTGATTGCTCAAGGCGGAGACTTGTTCGAAAGCTGGATGAAACGCCGCGCTGGGGTAAAAGATTCAAGCAATCTTATCCCCGGTCACGGCGGCGTTTTTGATCGCCTCGACGGGTTTATCGCGGTGTTTTTCGTGCTGTTTCTCGTCGCTGTTATTCCAGCATATCTGGGGCTTTGA
- the dxr gene encoding 1-deoxy-D-xylulose-5-phosphate reductoisomerase has protein sequence MARTITLLGATGSIGASTLDLVRRNPDDWQVEALTANCSANELAALAREFGAKLAVVGDESCLADLREALSGSGIEAAGGADALCDAAKRPVDMTVAAIVGCAGLAPTMAAVERGGTIALANKEALVSAGSVMTSAVAKHGATLLPTDSEHNAIFQCLAGSRIEDVARITLTASGGPFRTWDKAAIDAATPEQAVAHPNWSMGAKISVDSATMMNKGLEYIEAHHLFPVGLDRLKIVVHPQSVIHSMVEYRDRSTLAQLGPSDMRVPIASCLAYPERMETPLEPLDLAAIGELTFQAPNEELFPATRIAREAIEAGGAAPAILNAANEIAVEAFLAGQIGFSRITAVAETTLARYDAPPPKNLEDILAVDSEARKRARDALEIAPLV, from the coding sequence ATGGCGCGCACGATCACTCTTCTTGGCGCAACAGGCTCTATCGGGGCCTCCACGCTTGATCTTGTCCGGCGCAATCCGGATGACTGGCAGGTTGAGGCGCTGACCGCGAATTGTTCAGCCAATGAGCTTGCCGCATTGGCGCGTGAATTCGGCGCAAAATTGGCGGTTGTTGGCGATGAAAGCTGCCTTGCAGATTTGCGCGAGGCGCTCTCCGGCAGCGGGATTGAGGCAGCGGGCGGGGCGGATGCCCTGTGCGACGCGGCCAAGCGTCCGGTCGATATGACGGTTGCTGCAATCGTTGGCTGTGCGGGGCTTGCGCCAACCATGGCAGCGGTGGAGCGGGGCGGGACCATTGCTCTAGCCAATAAAGAAGCGCTCGTCTCGGCCGGCAGTGTCATGACCTCAGCCGTTGCAAAACACGGCGCAACCCTGCTCCCCACGGACAGCGAACATAATGCCATTTTCCAATGTCTTGCAGGCAGCAGGATTGAAGATGTCGCGCGCATTACCCTGACGGCAAGCGGTGGCCCTTTCCGCACATGGGACAAGGCTGCGATTGATGCTGCAACCCCGGAGCAGGCGGTCGCGCATCCCAATTGGTCAATGGGCGCCAAAATCAGCGTCGACAGCGCGACCATGATGAACAAGGGCCTCGAATATATCGAGGCGCACCATTTGTTCCCCGTGGGGCTCGACCGGTTGAAAATCGTTGTTCACCCGCAAAGCGTCATTCACTCCATGGTCGAATATCGCGACCGCTCGACACTGGCTCAGCTTGGCCCATCCGATATGCGCGTGCCGATTGCATCGTGCCTTGCTTACCCTGAGCGGATGGAAACTCCGTTGGAGCCGCTTGACCTGGCCGCAATCGGCGAGCTTACTTTTCAAGCGCCCAATGAAGAGCTTTTCCCAGCCACCCGCATCGCTCGCGAAGCGATAGAGGCGGGCGGGGCGGCGCCTGCTATCCTTAACGCGGCAAATGAGATCGCGGTGGAGGCGTTTCTGGCTGGTCAGATTGGGTTCAGCCGCATTACGGCAGTAGCGGAAACCACACTGGCGCGGTATGACGCGCCGCCGCCTAAGAATTTGGAAGACATTTTGGCGGTAGATAGCGAGGCGCGAAAACGCGCCCGTGACGCTTTGGAGATCGCGCCCCTTGTTTGA
- the rseP gene encoding RIP metalloprotease RseP, with amino-acid sequence MFDQPPFWMYLIGFLALLGPLVTVHELGHYLVGRWFGVKAEAFSIGFGKEIAGWTDKQGTRWKLSWLPLGGYVQFKGDMNPASIPDPNAPIDRNADDGSFQNAALWKRALIVAAGPVTNLVVAVMIFAAFFAIYGNPTIVGAEDSRTVGEFGEQSVAQEAGIQIGDTITAIDGEVMADFEAIRNEVMLHPDRDMVITVLRDGDELEIPVTTARVEQADSFGNVSAIGQLGVRPAGGRYEFEEVSLLGAVPLALERCWDITDMMITGIKQILTGERSIKELGGPVKIAKYSGEQMSLGFLAFVNFAALISLNLAFINFLPIPALDGGHLAFYAAEAIRRKPVGPQATEWAYRAGIAVVLVFMVVVTVNDVTGLLPFG; translated from the coding sequence TTGTTTGATCAACCCCCGTTCTGGATGTACCTTATCGGCTTCCTCGCTTTGCTTGGACCGCTGGTGACAGTGCACGAGCTTGGCCACTACCTCGTTGGACGCTGGTTTGGCGTGAAGGCAGAAGCGTTCTCTATCGGTTTTGGTAAAGAGATTGCCGGATGGACCGACAAACAGGGCACGCGCTGGAAACTCTCATGGCTGCCTCTTGGCGGATATGTCCAGTTCAAGGGCGATATGAACCCGGCGAGTATTCCCGATCCTAATGCGCCCATTGATCGCAATGCCGACGACGGCAGCTTTCAGAACGCGGCATTGTGGAAGCGCGCTCTGATTGTGGCAGCGGGTCCGGTAACAAACCTTGTCGTCGCTGTAATGATCTTCGCCGCTTTCTTCGCCATTTACGGCAATCCGACGATTGTTGGCGCCGAGGATTCGCGCACGGTGGGCGAGTTCGGCGAACAATCCGTCGCGCAAGAAGCTGGCATCCAGATTGGCGATACGATTACCGCAATCGACGGCGAAGTGATGGCTGATTTCGAAGCCATCCGTAACGAAGTCATGCTTCACCCTGATCGCGATATGGTTATCACGGTCCTGCGCGATGGTGATGAGCTTGAAATCCCAGTGACGACTGCACGGGTTGAGCAGGCGGACAGCTTTGGCAATGTGAGCGCAATTGGCCAATTGGGTGTTCGCCCTGCTGGCGGCCGCTACGAATTTGAAGAGGTGAGCCTTCTTGGCGCTGTGCCCCTCGCTCTTGAGCGGTGCTGGGACATCACCGACATGATGATCACCGGTATCAAGCAAATCCTGACCGGAGAGCGCTCGATCAAGGAACTGGGCGGGCCGGTGAAGATTGCGAAATATTCCGGTGAGCAGATGAGCCTGGGCTTTCTTGCCTTCGTCAATTTCGCCGCGCTCATCTCGCTTAACTTGGCGTTCATCAACTTCTTGCCAATCCCTGCACTCGACGGCGGGCATCTGGCTTTCTACGCCGCCGAGGCGATCCGCCGCAAACCGGTGGGACCGCAGGCGACAGAGTGGGCTTACCGCGCTGGCATCGCAGTGGTTCTGGTCTTCATGGTCGTGGTGACCGTCAATGACGTAACCGGACTGTTGCCATTTGGCTGA
- the bamA gene encoding outer membrane protein assembly factor BamA produces MLAGVPVGALAQEQGEATTTSAQPAPTATPAPAPSANTIRSINVVGAERLEPTTILSYIRLRVGQEYTSAAADEALKDLGATELFANFSIRNENGNVILNVTENPVINRIVLEGNDRIDNDKILPEIRLAPRQIFTRSKVRADVARIIELYKRQGRFAATVEPQMVELPQNRVDIVFEIEEGPKSKVRQINIIGNEIFSDGELRSEMVTKQSRFFRLFSSNTSYDPDRLAFDQQKLRQFYLTEGYADFRVVSAVAELTPDQRDFIITYVVEEGERYNFGEVEVDSQLRDFDSETLQTGLAIQSGDFYNAKLVEDTVESLTELAGRFGYAFADVQPRFNRNPDDKTMDITFVLRQAPRVYVERVDINGNTLSQDKVIRREFRLSEGDAFNSIGVQRTTARINSLGYYQENFEVTQVEGSAPDRIVLEANVEEQPTGELQFSAGFSSIERFILAGSIRQRNFRGRGQTVGLSLNLSQFSRSAQLSFTEPYLFDRNISAGADIYRRDFNSFNRFDRTRENTFEQSTTGGSVRVGVPLTEFMSLVGSYTLNYDEVSLDETQFFTDTNGDGIRGNSPEDTCDTFRSGRFLCDQLGNRLSSIVGLSLNYNTLNNGFRPTRGRLISLSTEFAGLGGDVRYLRFRGKAQQFWNVFDSGFIFSLSLEGGTIHPLRERTGVGVDDVFLTDRFFLGEPQFRGFDIRGVGPRVLRQGALPDPLNPNFALLDEDGNIVFNEERDRVRDDALGGRHYYLGRAEIEIPLGTGARELGLRPSIWMDVGALWNIETPVLNSTNFFSERVETVVTDSDGNESTVVSFVTTENPIAADGVTPNTPSSANIREIFVGDSSSPRITAGIGVNWNSPFGPFRIDVAQTIRKVEGDDDKQITFNVGTQF; encoded by the coding sequence ATGCTGGCAGGGGTGCCGGTCGGCGCTCTTGCCCAAGAGCAGGGCGAGGCTACCACTACTTCGGCTCAGCCCGCGCCAACTGCTACACCTGCACCCGCACCATCTGCCAATACGATCCGTTCGATCAATGTTGTTGGTGCGGAGCGTTTGGAGCCTACGACTATCCTGTCCTACATTCGCCTTCGCGTCGGGCAGGAATACACATCGGCCGCCGCTGACGAAGCGCTTAAAGACCTTGGCGCGACAGAGCTTTTCGCCAATTTCTCGATCCGCAACGAGAATGGCAACGTCATTCTTAACGTGACGGAAAACCCCGTGATCAACCGCATCGTGCTTGAGGGCAACGACCGGATTGATAACGACAAGATCCTGCCTGAAATTCGCCTCGCGCCGCGCCAGATTTTTACCCGGTCAAAAGTGCGCGCAGACGTTGCCCGGATTATCGAGCTTTACAAGCGTCAGGGTCGTTTCGCGGCCACGGTTGAGCCGCAAATGGTCGAGCTGCCGCAAAACCGCGTCGACATCGTGTTCGAGATCGAAGAGGGTCCCAAGTCCAAGGTTCGCCAGATCAATATCATCGGGAACGAGATTTTCTCTGACGGCGAATTGCGCAGCGAGATGGTGACGAAGCAATCGCGCTTCTTCCGCCTGTTCAGCTCCAACACGAGCTACGACCCCGATCGCCTTGCTTTTGACCAGCAAAAACTGCGTCAGTTTTACCTGACCGAAGGCTATGCCGATTTCCGCGTGGTGTCTGCTGTGGCCGAGCTTACCCCCGATCAACGCGACTTCATCATCACCTATGTGGTCGAAGAAGGGGAGCGTTATAATTTCGGCGAGGTTGAGGTTGATAGCCAGCTGCGCGATTTTGACAGCGAAACGCTGCAAACCGGCCTCGCAATCCAGAGCGGTGATTTTTATAACGCGAAATTGGTTGAGGATACTGTTGAATCCCTGACCGAGCTCGCTGGCCGCTTTGGTTATGCTTTTGCTGACGTCCAACCCCGCTTTAATCGCAATCCTGATGACAAGACGATGGATATCACCTTCGTCCTGCGTCAAGCGCCGCGGGTTTATGTTGAGCGCGTTGACATTAACGGCAACACGCTGAGCCAGGACAAGGTGATCCGCCGCGAATTCCGTTTGTCGGAAGGCGATGCGTTCAACTCAATCGGTGTTCAACGCACGACCGCGCGGATCAATTCGCTTGGTTATTACCAAGAGAACTTCGAAGTCACCCAGGTTGAGGGATCGGCCCCTGACCGGATCGTCCTTGAAGCCAATGTCGAGGAGCAGCCCACCGGCGAGCTTCAATTCTCGGCAGGTTTCTCTTCCATTGAACGCTTCATCCTTGCTGGCTCGATCCGTCAACGCAACTTTCGTGGCCGCGGGCAAACAGTTGGCCTGTCGCTGAACCTTTCGCAATTCTCGCGTTCAGCACAGTTGAGTTTTACAGAACCCTATCTGTTCGATCGCAATATTTCGGCTGGCGCAGATATTTATCGCCGCGATTTCAACAGCTTCAACCGCTTTGATCGGACCCGCGAAAACACCTTTGAACAGTCGACCACCGGCGGTTCGGTGCGTGTTGGTGTGCCGCTGACCGAATTCATGTCGCTCGTGGGAAGCTACACGCTGAACTATGACGAAGTGAGCCTCGATGAGACGCAGTTCTTCACCGACACCAATGGTGATGGCATTCGCGGCAACAGTCCGGAAGACACGTGCGACACCTTCCGCTCGGGTCGCTTCTTGTGCGACCAGCTTGGCAACCGTTTGAGCTCGATTGTGGGGCTCAGCCTCAATTACAACACGCTCAACAACGGCTTTCGTCCCACACGCGGGCGGTTGATCTCCCTCAGCACCGAATTTGCAGGGCTGGGCGGCGACGTGCGCTATCTGCGATTCCGCGGGAAGGCGCAGCAATTCTGGAATGTTTTCGATTCCGGCTTCATCTTCTCGCTCTCGCTTGAAGGTGGCACGATCCATCCGCTGCGCGAGCGTACCGGCGTTGGGGTTGACGATGTCTTCCTGACTGACCGATTCTTCCTTGGTGAACCGCAATTCCGCGGCTTCGACATTCGCGGTGTTGGCCCTCGTGTGTTGAGGCAGGGCGCACTGCCTGACCCGCTCAACCCCAACTTTGCTCTGCTTGATGAAGACGGTAACATCGTCTTCAACGAAGAGCGTGACCGGGTGCGTGATGATGCGCTTGGCGGGCGGCACTATTATCTGGGCCGTGCCGAGATTGAAATTCCACTCGGCACTGGCGCGCGCGAATTGGGCCTTCGTCCGTCGATCTGGATGGATGTGGGCGCGCTCTGGAACATTGAGACACCTGTTCTCAACTCCACCAATTTCTTCTCGGAGCGGGTTGAGACGGTTGTCACCGACTCAGATGGCAACGAATCTACCGTTGTCTCGTTCGTGACCACCGAGAACCCGATTGCGGCTGATGGCGTGACCCCCAACACGCCAAGCTCCGCCAATATTCGCGAGATTTTCGTCGGCGATTCGTCGAGCCCTCGCATCACCGCCGGTATCGGCGTGAACTGGAACTCACCCTTCGGTCCGTTCCGCATCGACGTCGCTCAGACCATTCGTAAGGTCGAGGGCGATGATGACAAACAAATCACGTTTAACGTAGGAACCCAATTCTGA
- a CDS encoding OmpH family outer membrane protein — protein MKLFKKTLSAAALAAGALVAATPAAAQVQGQMATADISRAILGTTALQTAYNQVGTTYAAQIEQRSTKQQQLTQLLQPFDSNGDGQLAESELAGVQSSPNFTQIQTLEQEIANLNAQVNAARVYAVEQVFAQYPAALTEVAEAQNIAIVFQPDMLQYAKQGTDITSLITTSLNAKVPSVQIVPPANYRPNQNAAQIFQEIQQTLLRAQIIQQQQAAQQGQQQSAPAGR, from the coding sequence ATGAAACTTTTCAAGAAAACTCTCAGCGCAGCGGCTCTTGCTGCTGGCGCTCTTGTCGCGGCAACCCCCGCTGCTGCTCAGGTTCAAGGCCAGATGGCAACCGCTGACATCAGCCGCGCAATCCTTGGCACGACCGCTCTGCAAACTGCCTACAACCAAGTTGGCACCACATATGCAGCGCAGATCGAGCAACGCTCGACCAAGCAGCAACAGCTGACCCAATTGCTTCAGCCCTTCGATTCAAACGGCGATGGCCAGCTTGCCGAAAGCGAGCTTGCAGGTGTGCAGTCTTCGCCAAACTTCACGCAGATTCAGACACTTGAGCAAGAGATTGCCAATCTCAACGCGCAAGTGAACGCGGCGCGCGTTTACGCAGTGGAGCAGGTTTTCGCGCAATATCCAGCAGCGCTGACCGAAGTGGCCGAGGCCCAAAACATCGCGATCGTGTTCCAGCCGGATATGCTGCAATATGCAAAGCAGGGTACGGACATCACCAGCCTGATCACAACCTCTCTCAATGCGAAGGTGCCATCGGTACAAATCGTACCGCCAGCCAACTATCGCCCGAACCAAAACGCCGCGCAGATCTTCCAGGAGATCCAGCAAACCCTGCTTCGTGCACAAATCATCCAGCAGCAGCAGGCCGCACAGCAAGGCCAGCAGCAGTCCGCGCCAGCGGGTCGCTAA
- the fabZ gene encoding 3-hydroxyacyl-ACP dehydratase FabZ: MSESEKPSQPITDYDIHKILKALPHRYPLLLVDRVREIHLNERIHAVKAVSMNEEFFQGHFPGAPIMPGVLQIEALAQAAAILGIETLELAGTGKLVLFMGIDSAKFRAPVTPGCLLDLKVEFLQARRTIYKFKGEASVEGKVTCQTEFTAMIADPPEG, translated from the coding sequence ATGAGCGAGAGTGAAAAACCGTCGCAGCCGATCACCGACTACGACATTCACAAAATCCTGAAGGCCTTGCCTCACCGATACCCGTTGTTGCTGGTGGACCGGGTGCGCGAAATTCATTTGAACGAGCGCATCCATGCGGTGAAAGCCGTGAGCATGAATGAGGAGTTCTTTCAGGGGCACTTCCCCGGAGCTCCTATCATGCCGGGCGTTCTCCAGATTGAGGCGCTTGCTCAAGCTGCAGCGATCCTTGGGATTGAAACCCTGGAGTTGGCGGGCACTGGCAAGCTGGTGCTGTTCATGGGCATCGACAGCGCGAAATTCCGTGCGCCTGTGACACCGGGATGTCTGCTCGACCTCAAGGTTGAATTTCTGCAAGCGCGCCGCACGATCTACAAGTTCAAAGGTGAGGCGAGCGTCGAAGGCAAAGTCACCTGTCAGACGGAATTCACCGCGATGATCGCGGACCCGCCTGAAGGGTAA
- the rpmE gene encoding 50S ribosomal protein L31, whose amino-acid sequence MKAEGHPEYHTITVKMTDGTEFQTRSTWGSEGDTLALEIDPTSHPAWTGGNRQIQEGGRVAAFNKRFGGLTLKK is encoded by the coding sequence ATGAAAGCCGAAGGGCACCCAGAATATCACACGATCACGGTCAAAATGACCGATGGCACCGAGTTTCAAACCCGCTCCACCTGGGGCAGCGAGGGCGACACGCTCGCGCTTGAGATTGACCCCACCAGCCACCCGGCATGGACCGGCGGCAACCGCCAGATCCAGGAAGGCGGCCGTGTGGCAGCGTTCAACAAGCGTTTCGGCGGTCTTACGCTCAAGAAATAA